Proteins encoded by one window of Xylella fastidiosa:
- the infB gene encoding translation initiation factor IF-2, with protein sequence MSQQTTIRKLAELVNTPVEKLLEQLAGAGMKFSGPDQVVTSTEKMKLLGFLRRTHGKSDVSVGTVREAPKKITLNRRRLQEVTVNAGRNKTTVNVEVRQKRTYVKPPESEYHTPTKPPIELADAERVEILRKLEESRQRNLAEQQRLAEVDRQRVEEQERKRREEEQAELERQKTESRVVEEILVKTDSNSVKPVSKPISEERTRALPRTVRPTPAARPSVSRSDDRNSNGGVRHKARGSHVIVSDEDDSARRFAGQMHLTAAERARRGSNTRGKGGGSHRSATHRGNENSIRSSGAHGFERPTVAVVREVAVGDTITVADLAQKLALKSGDMVKALFKMGVMVTITQTIDHDTAVLVSEELGHKVTRASSSDFEDALLAHTEELHGEPVPRPPVVTIMGHVDHGKTSLLDYIRRTKIAVGEAGGITQHIGAYHVETPRGVISFLDTPGHAAFTSMRARGAKITDIVVLVVAADDGVMPQTKEAVQHARAAGVPLIVAVSKIDKSTADPQRVKNELLTESVVAEEFGGDTQFVELSAKTGVGVDALLDAISIQAEVLELKAVIEGRATGTVIESSLDKGRGPVATVLVQQGRLKKGDYLVCGTHYGRVRALFDEVGHQPLAASPSIPVQVLGLSGVPDAGDDFVVVDDERLAKDVAQQREAKRRESRLVTSAGNRMEDILAQMGKGENQQVLNLLIKADVQGSLEALKQALVALSNDDIRINVIHVGVGGITESDANSAVTSKATVIGFNVRADASARKIIEVNGVDLRYFSIIYDVIDQVKQVASGLLGVEIREEIIGVAEVRDVFRSSKFGAVAGCMIIEGVVKRSKPIRVLRDNTVVFEGELESLRRFKENVDEVRNSIECGIGVKAYNDVRVGDSIECFERIEVARTL encoded by the coding sequence ATGTCGCAGCAAACCACTATTCGTAAGCTTGCCGAGCTGGTCAACACGCCGGTTGAGAAACTGCTAGAGCAGTTGGCTGGGGCTGGTATGAAGTTCAGTGGTCCCGACCAGGTCGTGACCAGCACTGAAAAGATGAAGCTGCTCGGGTTCTTACGCCGCACACATGGTAAGTCTGATGTGTCGGTTGGGACTGTCCGTGAGGCACCGAAAAAGATCACGCTTAATCGGCGTCGGCTACAAGAAGTGACCGTTAATGCTGGCCGCAACAAGACTACGGTAAACGTGGAAGTGCGCCAAAAGCGCACTTATGTGAAGCCCCCCGAGAGCGAATATCATACGCCGACAAAACCACCCATAGAGCTGGCTGATGCCGAGCGCGTTGAAATATTGCGTAAACTTGAAGAATCACGCCAGCGAAATCTTGCTGAGCAGCAGCGTTTAGCTGAAGTTGACCGTCAGCGTGTTGAGGAGCAGGAGCGAAAGCGCCGTGAAGAAGAACAGGCCGAGCTTGAGCGCCAGAAGACTGAAAGTCGCGTAGTTGAGGAGATTCTTGTCAAGACAGATTCCAATTCCGTCAAACCGGTGTCTAAACCAATCTCTGAGGAGCGCACGCGTGCGTTGCCACGAACAGTCCGGCCAACACCTGCTGCGCGCCCTTCCGTATCGCGTTCGGATGACCGTAATAGCAATGGTGGGGTGCGGCATAAGGCTCGTGGTTCGCATGTGATTGTTTCGGACGAGGATGATTCTGCACGCCGTTTTGCTGGTCAAATGCACCTGACGGCTGCTGAACGTGCTCGCCGTGGTAGCAACACACGAGGCAAAGGAGGTGGTTCTCACCGTAGCGCTACTCATCGAGGTAACGAGAACAGTATTCGTTCTAGTGGTGCTCATGGTTTCGAGCGTCCTACTGTTGCAGTGGTGCGTGAAGTCGCTGTCGGAGACACCATCACCGTAGCTGATTTGGCTCAGAAGCTCGCGCTGAAAAGTGGTGATATGGTGAAGGCGTTGTTTAAGATGGGCGTGATGGTGACAATCACGCAGACCATTGATCATGACACTGCAGTACTGGTAAGCGAGGAACTGGGTCACAAGGTGACTCGTGCTAGCAGCAGTGATTTTGAGGATGCTTTACTGGCCCATACCGAGGAATTGCATGGTGAGCCGGTTCCGCGTCCACCTGTGGTGACGATCATGGGGCATGTTGACCACGGTAAAACTTCGTTGCTTGATTACATTCGTCGTACCAAAATTGCAGTGGGGGAGGCTGGTGGCATCACTCAGCACATCGGTGCTTACCATGTGGAGACCCCGCGTGGAGTGATCAGCTTTTTGGATACGCCTGGCCACGCCGCCTTCACCTCAATGCGCGCGCGCGGTGCCAAAATCACGGATATTGTGGTGCTCGTGGTTGCTGCCGATGATGGTGTGATGCCACAGACCAAGGAGGCAGTACAACATGCTAGGGCGGCTGGTGTGCCGCTTATTGTAGCTGTCAGCAAAATTGATAAGTCTACTGCTGACCCGCAGCGTGTAAAAAACGAGTTGTTAACCGAGAGCGTCGTAGCCGAGGAATTTGGTGGAGACACGCAGTTTGTCGAGTTGTCTGCTAAAACTGGTGTTGGGGTTGATGCGTTGTTGGACGCAATTTCGATTCAAGCCGAGGTGTTGGAGCTAAAGGCTGTGATTGAAGGTCGTGCGACCGGTACTGTGATCGAGTCTTCGCTAGACAAAGGACGTGGTCCGGTAGCAACGGTATTGGTGCAGCAGGGACGTCTGAAAAAGGGTGATTACTTGGTATGCGGTACTCATTATGGTCGTGTGCGTGCTCTGTTCGATGAAGTTGGTCACCAACCACTTGCTGCATCTCCATCAATTCCTGTACAGGTGCTGGGATTGTCTGGTGTGCCTGATGCTGGAGACGATTTCGTAGTTGTTGATGATGAACGTCTTGCTAAAGATGTAGCGCAGCAGCGCGAGGCTAAGCGCCGTGAGTCTCGTCTAGTTACTTCTGCTGGCAATCGCATGGAAGACATCTTGGCTCAGATGGGTAAAGGCGAGAATCAGCAAGTGCTTAACTTGTTGATTAAGGCCGACGTTCAAGGTTCGCTAGAAGCGCTTAAACAGGCATTGGTCGCACTGTCAAACGACGATATTAGAATTAATGTAATTCATGTTGGTGTTGGAGGTATTACTGAGTCGGATGCCAACTCTGCCGTGACCTCTAAGGCTACTGTGATTGGCTTCAATGTCCGTGCCGATGCATCTGCTCGTAAGATCATTGAGGTGAATGGCGTAGATTTGCGTTATTTCTCTATCATTTACGATGTTATTGATCAGGTGAAGCAGGTCGCTTCTGGTTTGCTTGGGGTTGAGATTCGTGAGGAGATCATCGGTGTTGCCGAGGTACGGGATGTGTTCCGGAGCTCCAAGTTCGGCGCTGTTGCCGGTTGCATGATCATTGAGGGTGTTGTCAAGCGTTCCAAACCAATCCGTGTGCTCCGTGATAACACTGTTGTGTTTGAGGGTGAATTGGAGTCATTGCGTCGCTTTAAAGAGAATGTTGACGAGGTGCGTAACAGTATTGAGTGTGGCATTGGAGTGAAGGCTTACAATGATGTCAGAGTTGGTGATAGCATAGAGTGTTTCGAACGTATTGAGGTTGCACGTACGTTGTAA
- the rbfA gene encoding 30S ribosome-binding factor RbfA yields MPKKSFQRTERISVQIRRDLGAFVQAAVRDHGLPSMSVSDVEVTRDMAHAKVFVTALQAERSFEAVAGLKALARELRMQLAQTMRLRFVPELHFHYDDSLDRGERIDTLLRDLIPPADAEKDESG; encoded by the coding sequence GTGCCTAAGAAATCATTTCAGCGTACTGAACGTATTTCTGTCCAGATCCGCCGCGATTTAGGTGCTTTTGTCCAGGCCGCTGTGCGTGATCATGGGCTGCCTTCTATGAGTGTCTCTGATGTTGAGGTGACTCGCGACATGGCGCACGCTAAGGTGTTCGTGACTGCTCTTCAAGCAGAGCGATCATTCGAGGCAGTGGCAGGGTTGAAAGCATTGGCACGCGAATTGCGTATGCAATTAGCGCAAACCATGAGACTGCGTTTCGTGCCTGAATTGCACTTCCATTACGATGATTCTTTGGATCGTGGTGAACGCATTGATACATTATTGCGCGACCTGATACCACCTGCTGATGCGGAAAAAGATGAATCTGGTTAA
- the truB gene encoding tRNA pseudouridine(55) synthase TruB, producing MSRISYRRLDGILLLDKPAGISSNSALQVARRLLRAKKGGHTGSLDPLATGLLPLCFGEATKIAGLLLDSTKAYDADVLLGTTTTTDDAEGAVLLTRPVPTLDAEMVDALIPQLIGRIRQRAPIYSALKQGGEPLYAKARRGEVVNAPVREVEVHAIELLFLATPRLQLRVTCGSGTYIRSLVRDLGEILGCGAHINALRRRWVAPFQIPKMLTLDALEQALSAGRDPDSLLLPLVEGLAGFPALELDAQRLACFRLGQRLRDHSFQTGRVAVFSRDGIPAGLGEVDSEGLLVPQRLFNL from the coding sequence ATGTCTCGCATTTCCTATCGTCGTTTGGATGGTATTTTGCTGCTTGATAAGCCAGCTGGCATAAGTTCTAACAGTGCGTTACAGGTCGCGCGTCGGTTATTGCGTGCTAAAAAGGGGGGGCATACTGGTAGCTTGGATCCACTCGCTACTGGATTGTTGCCGCTGTGTTTTGGAGAAGCCACCAAAATCGCTGGTTTGCTACTGGATTCTACCAAGGCATACGACGCTGACGTGCTACTCGGCACCACGACGACGACGGATGATGCTGAAGGGGCTGTATTACTTACGCGCCCTGTGCCGACGTTAGATGCCGAAATGGTTGATGCTCTTATACCTCAATTGATTGGTCGGATTAGGCAACGTGCCCCAATCTATTCTGCTCTCAAACAGGGGGGTGAACCTTTATATGCTAAAGCTCGGCGTGGTGAAGTGGTCAATGCCCCGGTACGTGAGGTTGAGGTGCATGCGATCGAATTGCTTTTTTTGGCTACGCCGCGATTACAATTACGTGTGACTTGCGGTTCGGGTACATATATTCGTAGCCTAGTTCGTGATTTGGGCGAAATCTTGGGCTGCGGCGCACATATCAATGCATTGCGCCGTCGTTGGGTCGCTCCATTTCAGATACCGAAGATGTTGACGTTGGATGCATTGGAGCAGGCATTGAGTGCAGGGAGAGATCCTGATTCTCTGTTATTGCCATTGGTTGAAGGATTAGCCGGTTTCCCAGCGCTGGAACTTGATGCCCAGCGTCTAGCTTGCTTCAGGCTAGGGCAGCGCTTGCGCGATCATAGTTTTCAGACTGGGCGGGTTGCGGTGTTCAGTCGAGATGGTATCCCTGCGGGGCTGGGGGAGGTGGATAGTGAAGGCTTGTTGGTGCCGCAGCGTCTTTTCAATCTTTGA
- the rpsO gene encoding 30S ribosomal protein S15, which translates to MSIDTQSIIENNKRSAHDTGSPEVQVALLTARIELLTKHFKIHKKDHHSRRGLLQMVNRRRSLLDYLNKKENERYKLLIEKLGLRR; encoded by the coding sequence ATGTCGATCGATACTCAGAGCATTATCGAGAACAATAAGCGCAGTGCCCATGATACGGGGTCCCCAGAAGTGCAGGTTGCACTGTTGACGGCTCGTATTGAGTTACTGACCAAGCACTTCAAAATTCATAAGAAAGACCATCATAGTCGCCGTGGTCTTTTACAGATGGTTAATCGACGTCGTAGTTTGCTTGATTACCTTAATAAAAAGGAAAACGAACGTTATAAGTTGTTGATAGAAAAACTCGGCTTGCGCCGCTGA